From Ardenticatenales bacterium:
GGATAAATCCAAATCTGCGAAATCTGCGAAATCTGTGATGGTTTTTGTCGCCTGTGTTTTCCGGGCGCGGGATGGGTATAATCAGGAGTATGAATCTGGCTGCCATTGCCGGCAATTACGCTGCCGTACAAGACCGAATCGAACAAGCCGCGCGAAATGCCGGCAGAAACCCCCAAGAAATCACCCTCGTCGCCGTCACCAAAACCTGGCCCGCGGAAGTCGTGTTGGCGGCCTACGAAGTGGGAATGCGCCACTTTGGCGAAAACCGCCCCGAAGAAATGGCTGCCAAACGACAGGCTGTCGAATCTGTACTGGGCGCGAACAGCGGTATCGTCTGGCACGGCATCGGAACCACGCAAAGCCGCAAAACCGAACTGGTCGCGGAAAGCGCGGATGTGTTTCATGCGCTTGACCGCTTGAAAATAGCCCGCCGCCTCTCGGTTCAATTGAGCGAACTGGGGCGCGAACTGCCCACCTTGCTGGAAGTTAACATCACCGGCGAGGCCAGCAAAGCCGGCTTTGACTGCACCCATTGGGAAACCGACCCGGCGCAACAAGACGCCTTGCTGGCGGCCATCGCCGAAATACGGCAACTGCCCGGCCTGAGTCTGTGCGGTCTGATGACGATGGCCCCCTGGGACGCGCCCCCCGCCGACCTCCACGCCACCTTTGCCCGCGCGCGGCGGCTGGCGCAATGGCTGACCGCCCACGCCCTACAAACAGATTGGCGCATCCTCTCCATGGGCATGACG
This genomic window contains:
- a CDS encoding YggS family pyridoxal phosphate-dependent enzyme — encoded protein: MNLAAIAGNYAAVQDRIEQAARNAGRNPQEITLVAVTKTWPAEVVLAAYEVGMRHFGENRPEEMAAKRQAVESVLGANSGIVWHGIGTTQSRKTELVAESADVFHALDRLKIARRLSVQLSELGRELPTLLEVNITGEASKAGFDCTHWETDPAQQDALLAAIAEIRQLPGLSLCGLMTMAPWDAPPADLHATFARARRLAQWLTAHALQTDWRILSMGMTDDFEIAIAEGATHVRVGRAIFGERVRR